One window of Streptomyces sp. FIT100 genomic DNA carries:
- a CDS encoding succinate dehydrogenase produces the protein MALATRTDRKQPDRKPSMTRTFWGSTVGKKTVMAVSGLIMLGYLVVHMLGNLKIFFGSDEFNGYAHWLRTLGEPFLHYEWALWLVRVVLLAAVVLHGVSAYQLSRRDIRARPSKSVHKRRRASYATRTMRWGGIILGLFIVWHLLDLTTLTVNENAEHGRPYENVVATFSTWYGNTIYITAMLALGLHIRHGFWSAAQTLGVGSAARDRALKTSADVLALALTAGFIAVPVAVMTGSVS, from the coding sequence ATGGCTCTCGCTACGCGGACGGACCGAAAGCAACCGGACCGAAAACCGTCCATGACGCGCACCTTCTGGGGATCGACCGTCGGCAAGAAGACGGTCATGGCCGTGAGCGGCCTGATCATGCTCGGCTATCTGGTCGTCCATATGCTGGGCAACCTCAAGATCTTCTTCGGCTCCGACGAGTTCAACGGCTACGCCCACTGGCTGCGCACCCTCGGGGAGCCCTTCCTCCACTACGAGTGGGCGCTCTGGCTCGTCCGCGTGGTGCTGCTCGCCGCCGTCGTGCTGCACGGCGTGTCGGCGTACCAGCTCAGCCGCCGGGACATCAGGGCGCGTCCCAGCAAGTCCGTCCACAAGCGGCGCCGCGCGAGCTACGCCACCCGCACCATGCGCTGGGGCGGGATCATCCTCGGCCTGTTCATCGTCTGGCACCTGCTGGACCTGACCACGCTCACCGTCAACGAGAACGCGGAGCACGGGCGCCCGTACGAGAACGTCGTCGCGACGTTCTCCACCTGGTACGGCAACACCATCTACATCACCGCGATGCTCGCCCTCGGCCTGCACATCCGGCACGGCTTCTGGAGCGCGGCCCAGACCCTCGGCGTGGGCAGCGCGGCCCGCGACCGCGCACTGAAGACCTCGGCCGACGTCCTCGCGCTGGCGCTGACGGCGGGTTTCATCGCGGTACCCGTCGCCGTCATGACCGGATCGGTGAGCTGA
- a CDS encoding fumarate reductase/succinate dehydrogenase flavoprotein subunit, which produces MNDFLEYTAYETGAPIADTKAPEGPIAERWDRRRFEAKLVNPANRRKHTVIVVGTGLAGGSAGATLAEQGYHVVQFCYQDSPRRAHSIAAQGGINAAKNYRNDGDSVHRLFYDTVKGGDFRARESNVHRLAQVSVEIIDQCVAQGVPFAREYGGLLDTRSFGGVQVSRTFYARGQTGQQLLLGAYQALSRQIAAGNVEMHPRTEMLDLIVVDGRARGIVARDLITGKIDTYFADAVVLASGGYGNVFYLSTNAMNSNATAVWRAHRRGAYFGNPCFTQIHPTCIPRTGEHQSKLTLMSESLRNDGRIWVPKAEGDTRPAAEIPEDERDYYLERIYPSFGNLVPRDIASRAAKNVCDEGRGVGPGGQGVYLDFADAIKRMGRRAVEEKYGNLFDMYERITAENPYEVPMRIYPAVHYTMGGLWVDYDLQTTVPGLFAIGEANFSDHGANRLGASALMQGLADGYFVLPSTINDYLARTPHGGEIDDGHPAVAEVLAETEDRLNLLLSVDGDRTPDSFHRELGELMWEFCGMARTEEGLRKALGRIPQLREEFWRRIKVPGNGEEFNQSLEKANRIVDYLELAELMCLDALHRGESCGGHFREESQTPDGEAERKDEEFSYAAAWEFAGTGEAPVLHKEDLVFEYVHPTQRSYA; this is translated from the coding sequence ATGAACGACTTCCTCGAGTACACGGCGTACGAGACCGGCGCCCCGATCGCCGACACCAAGGCCCCCGAAGGGCCCATCGCCGAGCGCTGGGACCGCCGCCGCTTCGAGGCGAAGCTGGTCAACCCGGCCAACCGCCGCAAGCACACCGTCATCGTCGTCGGCACCGGCCTCGCCGGCGGATCGGCCGGTGCCACCCTCGCCGAACAGGGCTACCACGTCGTCCAGTTCTGCTACCAGGACTCCCCGCGGCGCGCCCACTCCATCGCCGCCCAGGGCGGCATCAACGCCGCCAAGAACTACCGCAACGACGGCGACTCCGTCCACCGCCTCTTCTACGACACCGTCAAGGGCGGCGACTTCCGCGCCCGCGAGTCCAACGTCCACCGGCTCGCCCAGGTCTCCGTCGAGATCATCGACCAGTGCGTCGCCCAGGGCGTGCCCTTCGCCCGCGAGTACGGCGGCCTCCTGGACACCCGCTCCTTCGGCGGCGTCCAGGTCTCCCGCACCTTCTACGCCCGCGGCCAGACGGGCCAGCAACTGCTCCTCGGCGCCTACCAGGCGCTCTCCCGGCAGATCGCGGCGGGGAACGTGGAGATGCACCCGCGCACCGAGATGCTCGACCTGATCGTCGTCGACGGCCGGGCCCGCGGCATCGTGGCACGCGATCTGATCACCGGGAAGATCGACACGTACTTCGCCGACGCCGTCGTCCTCGCCTCCGGCGGCTACGGCAACGTCTTCTACCTGTCGACGAACGCCATGAACTCCAACGCGACCGCCGTCTGGCGGGCGCACCGGCGCGGCGCGTACTTCGGCAACCCCTGCTTCACCCAGATCCACCCCACCTGCATCCCGCGCACCGGCGAGCACCAGTCCAAGCTGACGCTGATGAGCGAGTCGCTCCGCAACGACGGCCGCATCTGGGTGCCCAAGGCCGAGGGCGACACCCGCCCGGCCGCCGAGATCCCGGAGGACGAGCGCGACTACTACCTGGAGCGCATCTACCCCTCCTTCGGCAACCTCGTGCCGCGCGACATCGCCTCACGCGCCGCGAAGAACGTCTGCGACGAGGGCCGCGGGGTCGGCCCCGGCGGCCAGGGCGTCTACCTCGACTTCGCCGACGCCATCAAGCGGATGGGGCGGAGAGCCGTCGAGGAGAAGTACGGCAACCTCTTCGACATGTACGAGCGGATCACCGCGGAGAACCCGTACGAGGTGCCGATGCGGATCTACCCTGCCGTGCACTACACGATGGGCGGACTCTGGGTCGACTACGACCTCCAGACCACCGTCCCCGGCCTCTTCGCCATCGGCGAGGCCAACTTCTCCGACCACGGCGCCAACCGGCTCGGCGCGTCCGCCCTGATGCAGGGGCTCGCCGACGGCTACTTCGTCCTGCCGTCGACGATCAACGACTACCTCGCCCGCACCCCGCACGGCGGTGAGATCGACGACGGCCACCCGGCCGTGGCCGAGGTCCTCGCCGAGACCGAGGACCGGCTGAACCTCCTCCTCTCCGTCGACGGCGACCGCACGCCCGACTCGTTCCACCGCGAACTCGGCGAACTGATGTGGGAGTTCTGCGGAATGGCCCGCACCGAGGAGGGCCTGCGCAAGGCCCTCGGCCGGATCCCGCAGCTCCGCGAGGAGTTCTGGCGGCGGATCAAGGTGCCCGGCAACGGGGAGGAGTTCAACCAGTCGCTGGAGAAGGCCAACCGTATCGTCGACTACCTGGAACTCGCCGAGCTGATGTGCCTCGACGCGCTGCACCGCGGCGAATCCTGCGGCGGCCACTTCCGCGAGGAGTCCCAGACCCCGGACGGCGAGGCGGAGCGGAAGGACGAGGAGTTCTCGTACGCCGCCGCCTGGGAGTTCGCGGGAACCGGCGAAGCCCCCGTCCTGCACAAGGAAGACCTGGTCTTCGAGTACGTCCACCCCACCCAGCGGAGCTACGCATGA